TCTTACGTGCCTCCGGCCGGAGTTCCTCCCCTCGTGCTTGCCAGGCGGTCGTGGCGCGTTAGGCTTGAAGGTGGAAAGGGGCTCTATGGTGACTCGACACACTGGTGGCGGGGCGGGCGCGAGGGGGTTTACCCTCGTCGAGGTGCTGGTCTCGGCCATAATCATGGCCATCGGTTTTCTGGCCGTGGTCGCCGCGTTCGGGCATGATTCCGTCGTGGCCGAGCAAGGCAGCGACGTGGCAACGGCCACATACCTGGCGGCCGAGATTCGCGACCTGGCCCTGCGGATGGATTTCGCAGACGTGCTGGCCCTGGACGGGGAGCACTATGCCCCTGACACGGACTGGGCCCAATATCTGACCGTCACGCCTGTTTCCGTGGCCGACCTGAACGATGACGAGGACATAGACGCCGAGACCGCCAAGGCGGTTCGGCTGATGGTGGAAGTCCGCCACCACGGAACGGCCGTGGTGACGCAGACGTCTTACGTGTTCAAGATGGAAGGGATCCTATTCACGGACGGCGGCTGATGCACGGAGAGGGAGCCGACGCCCCAAGAGAAAGAAAGATGGGCGTATCATGAAACGACTCACATCTTTACGACGGGGCACTCGCCGTGGCGTCGCGCTGGTGGTCACGATGATTTTCCTGGCACTCTTCGCCTGCCTGGCGGTGGCGATTGCCACGACGTCCGACACCAACCTGGCCGTGGCGCGCAACCGCATCGCCTCGCAGCAGGCGTCGGCGCTGGCCGAGACCGGCATCCAGTTGATTCAGCGCAACCTCGGCGGCGTCAGCCTTTCCAGCGACAGCAGCAGCGCGTCGGCCCTGTACGAAGCCATCGCCGAAAAACTCGAGATCCTGTGGGAGTCTTCGACCATGGTTGATGACGCCGGTGTTTCCTGGGACGACGCC
The window above is part of the Planctomycetota bacterium genome. Proteins encoded here:
- a CDS encoding type II secretion system protein; this encodes MVTRHTGGGAGARGFTLVEVLVSAIIMAIGFLAVVAAFGHDSVVAEQGSDVATATYLAAEIRDLALRMDFADVLALDGEHYAPDTDWAQYLTVTPVSVADLNDDEDIDAETAKAVRLMVEVRHHGTAVVTQTSYVFKMEGILFTDGG